TCAATTCGGTCTTCCAAAATATCCGAAAAGCGAATCAACATCGGAAGTCCCAAGTTGCGCTGTTTCATGGAGTTAACCAATTCAAACAAGTCAAGAGAACCACCGCGATCGCCCTTGGGTGACACGGTGACGTGACCAGCAGCGCTAATGGAAAAATAGGGTTGTCCCCAACCTTCAATGCGGTATAATTCTTCGCTATCCTCAATTTTCCAGGAGCGAGGTAAAGTTCCTGTGGTAGTACTAGGTGGTAAAAGTTTCTTTTGTTTATGATTTTTCACTTCAGATTTTTGTCCATTGGACAGTACTGGTACCACCTCGTCAGATGTAGCAGTTGACTCAACACCCATTTCTTCCTAACCTCTGTTTTTCGCCCACGACTTAACAATTTAACGCATTCATTTGGGAACGTATATGTACCCAAAGATAATTTCTAAGATAAACTCTGATTGGTCAAGAGTCATTGAGAATTGGGAATTGGGCATTGAGCATTGAGCATTAGTGCAAAACCCTTGCACAAAGGACAAATGACAAAATAAAAACTTTATTAAGCTTTGGGAGATGGCAATGGAACGTACATTTTTAGCAATTAAGCCAGATGGAGTACAACGGGGATTAGTGGGGGAAATTATCCGTCGTTTTGAAACTAAAGGTTTTACCCTGGTTGGTTTAAAGTTCTTGAAAGTCAGTAAGGAACTGGCTGAACAGCACTATGGTGTTCACCGGCAACGTCCATTTTTTGCTAGTCTAGTGGAATTTATCACTTCTAGCCCAGTAGTGGCGATGGTATGGGAAGGTGATGGCGTTGTTGCATCTGCCAGAAAGATTATTGGTGCTACGAACCCCTTAACATCCGAGCCAGGAACGATTCGCGGTGATTTCGGCATCAATATTGGTCGCAACTTAATCCACGGTTCTGATGCTCCAGAAACTGCGAAACATGAAATCGCCCTATGGTTTAAAGATGAAGAATTAGTCAATTGGCAACCACACATAACCCCTTGGTTGCACGAGTAAAACATTAGGGACTGGGGAATTGGGCATTGGGCATTGGGCATTGAGCATTGGTTATTTCTCCCCCATTCCCCATTCCCTTTTTATTTTGAGACTTCGCTCTTTTCTGGTTCTAACTCCGGCACTTCAGTGTCAGCACGCTTAGAAAATCCCCAGCCTAAAATCAGGAAGATGGCAGCAATCATGATCCATTCTGGTGGAACTAAACTATCGTTCACCACTTTCAACAACAGCCGCAAGCCCACTAACGCTACAGTTACATACCCTGCGTCTTCTAGGTTTTCATATTCGTCTAGCCAACGGATAAACAATCCTGCCATGAATCGCAGAGTAATAATCCCAATTGTTGCACCTGTCAGCACTAGCCATTTTTCTTGGGAAACTGCGATCGCAGTTGTCACGCTATCCAAAGAAAATGCTAAATCTGTAAATGCAATCACAGGTATCGCTTGCAACAAGGAATTAAAACGCGGCCCGTGATGGTGATCGCCTTCACTTTCTTGAGAGGTAAAGTGTTGAAATACCAACCACAGCAGATAAGCAGCGCCCAATAATTCAAATTGCCAGAATTGTTGTACCCAAGTGGCTGTGAGAATCAGGGTGATTCGCAGCACATAAGCAACGACTAAACCAAAGTTGAGGGCTTTACGCTCTAGTTCCTTGTCTTCCAACCCCCTTGCGATCGCAGCGAGAGCGATGGCATTATCGGCAGATAACAGCGCCTCTAAAAGCACCAGAATCAGCAGAACTATTGGGGCTTCAACGCTGAAATGAAAGTCGAGGTAATTAAAAATTTGGTCTAGCATTCCGGGTTTCTCAAGCAGAAAAAATTAAAATTTGACAAGAACAGAGGTTTTCATGTTAAAAAGCGCAATAAATTGCTACTCTAATCCAGCTTAACGTGGTTGTGGTGCATTTTGAAGGGGGTTTAATGGATGCGATCGCAGGGCGAGTGGGGTAATTGGCGTATAAGTCAATACAGCCAAGGGTTAAACATTTAGTGAATGCGATCGCAATGGACTGCTGTCAGTTCACATCTAGAATTAGAATATCAGAACAAAAATATGGTAAGAATTTATGAATATTTCCTTAACAAACGAGCTTGAGCAGTTCATTCAAAGTCAGGTTGCAAGCGGGAAGTACAACTCAAATGAGGAAGTGATTCTTGCAGGTATTAAGCTGTTGGAGGAACGGGAACGTATTTACAAGGGTCGGTTTGAGGAACTGCAAAGAGAAATTGCGATCGGGGTTGAGCAACTCGATCGCGGAGAACGACTCGACGGTAGAGAAGTAATCGAGCAACTGCGTCAAAAGAACCAAGCTTTGAGAAAGACTCAGGGGCAATAATGAGTTTATATTTTCTATCGCCTCAAGCTAACCAAGACTTACAAGAAATTAACGATTACCTGTTTGCTGGAAATCCAGATATTGCAGATAGATTTCTCACAATCATCACTCAAAAGTTTGATATTTTAGCACAGTTTCCCAGTATGGGACGTAGACGGGATGAGCTTTTACTTGCGTTGCGTAGCTTTCCAGTTGATGATTATTTGATATTTTATCGCCCAATTGCAGAGGGGATTGAAGTTGTGCGGATAGTAAGTGGCTACCGCGATTTAGAGACGCTGTTTTTAGATGATGATTTAAGTTAATAATTTTCACTCTATTAAAAAACAAATCTTCTTACAGTAGGCTTTAGCTTCCCGTTCTAGATATTCAATTTCTCCTTTCCACCGCTCAAGCCTATTTTCTCGGTCTTGTAATTCAGATGTTGTAGGGTTTCTGGAAGGGTGGGTATTTGGATTAGGCAAAATTCCATTATTTGCAAGCCAGATGCGGGAAAATACCTGCCAAAGAAAGATATGATCGTGCTTATCGCCACCTAGACAGCGAATACGTTTGACTGAAAGTGTTGATTCACTAAAAAGGATTTGCTGATTTTTGGAATTTTTAGGAAACAGACGCGTCTCACCACCTCTTCCACGAAAGAATTCGACTACAAACCACTCACCAAAATCAAATATACAGACTTCTGTCGGGTCGCTACCATCATCCTCTAACAGATCAACATCATCTTGGATTTGATACCCTATGGCAATTTGTGATGTCTTGGGTAACAAGATGCGAAGCCGTTCAAAGCGGTTACTGTAATTAGTCCAAAAGTCCCTGCGACTACATAGCCGATTTGCCTCGAAGTCTGGTAAATCGAGCTTGTTCAATATTAGATTTACTAACTTTTGGAAATCACCATAATTGATACCTCCAATCCACTCTCGAAGTCTTTGCCTTGCTGGATCTGAAAGTTTATACCAATTTTCACCATTTCTATAGTTATGTCTCAACCAATCAACCAGTAAAGAATGATTGTTTGCTATATCATTGGAAACATTAGTTAGCAAATGATTAACAGCTTTTATTTGCTGACTCTCTGAGATTTCATCCAAACAACTTAACAGCCATCTTACTTGCTGCTGATTTGGAGAGCGAATTGTAGTAAAATAGGGGGTTATATCTTCTATGAATTTGCTGAATAATGGAATCCAAATAGGTAAATATTCTTTGATTTTATTTAGTAATTCAGTTCGATTAATACGCTGTTCACAAGCAATTTTCGCTAATTCTATACCTGCTTTTGTACTGCGAAACGCTCGAATAATTTGAACTGGTAGTAGGTGACTAACTAAGTCAGAATTAGCAAAGATATCAAAAGATTCAGCTAAAGAGTATGCTAACACCTGTTCTTGCCAATCACCATAATAAAGAGCTAAACGCCATAATAGCTGATGTTGCAACCATGAGTTATAAATTGCTACCTTCCAAATGGCTGCTGATGTTTTCCTAGATCGGTCAATATTTTGCTGATCCCACTGTGCTTTAGCATAGATGCAGTAAATCCAGTCCAACTTACTTAGTTGATCGGCTTTACCCTGTTCAATTGCTTCCAATACTTTATCAACACTTGGTATTGATATTGTTGCATCTGGTAACTTACTTGCAAGTTGAATAAGTTGATTAGGACTACACTGGGGAGTTTCAGGTACGGAAGGAATGGAAAACTGAGAATTCAATGTTTTAGCTCCTTTCCAGAGAGGTTTTGACGATATCTTTTTTTAACTCATCACTGCGAAACTGAAAGCGGAAAACTACCTTGCGATCGCTTGGGTTATCACGTGTTTTGTCAGATTCAATTTCTCCACGACCAGCAGCTAATATTTTCTGGCTTAAAGGTGCTTTTGTAGGGAAGTTCATATCATAGAAAATGTATTTGTAAACTGATGCCGATCGCAACAAGCTTAATTGTAAATTAGTTTTATCGTCTCCATCTGAGCTAGTGTGACCTTCTATAACTACGCGGCTAATTTCCTGCTCAAATTCTGGTTTTGAGAAAATCACCCCACTGTAAACGGGAATAAAGCGGCGTAGAAAGGCTTTACCGTCTGGTTTAAGCTCGGTACTTCCCTTTGCAAAAAGAATTGATTCTTGGATACTTACATCCCCAGTTTCTGGGTTAACTTTGACATTAATATTGTTGCTTTTCATTTGTCCGACGACATTACCAATTACTACTCGTTTTGGTGCATCTTTTTCTGCAAGCTGGAGTAGTACAGTGATAAATAGCAAAGCAAAAAACATTAGTAAACTAGACATCATATCGGCAATAGACAAATAGATACTAGAATCATCATCGGGAATTTCTGTATCCACAAATTCGTCGCTGATAAAATCAGCCATTGTAATTACTCCATTGGTAATTTAGTATTTCTTATTTGCTTGCTGCTACCAGCACTTCTGCTGTTTTAAGCAAATCTCCACAAACTCTAGCCATAGAAGTATCTGCTTGTTTGAAAAAGCTTTCCTGTAAGTTAACAGTCCTTTGCATAGAGCCTTCAAGATGACTCTGCCAAGACTGAAGACTAAGGTCAAATTTTTGATTCAAATTTATGTATGAGTTGTCAACTATTTGCACTTGCTGGGCAATACCGCTAGCAAGCTTTTCTAGTTGAATTAGTCGGTGTGCATCGTTTAATCCAGCCGCACAAACTAACTTGTTAATTTCTTCGACAGATTTCTGAATTTTAGTCATACTTTCGTCTACTTCTTGAGTCAATTTACTACGTCTTTCAAATTCCTCTCGGAAGACCTTATCAAGATTGTTCACAACCTCAGATAATCCATTCCTTTGGTTGCCTAGCGTCCCCTCAAGTAAACTGTTTTGTTCTTCAAAGAACATTTGTAAATTCGCTTGATATTCTTGCTGGAATCTGGTTAGATCATCTTCTACTGTTTGGCGAGTTGCTGTAAGTTTTACATCAATATTTCCTAAAGTAGCCAAAAGATTATCCTTCGCATCATTCATCAATCCAGAAGCTTGATCGCCCACTGTTTTTAGAGTATTAGTTTGCTCATGGAAGGTTCTATTTGCTTGGGTGAGAATATGGATAATTCCAGTCCGAGTAGCTTGAAGCATCTCTTTTTCTACTGCTGCGCGTTCTTGTAGCGCTGTTTGCAGTTCTTCTCGAATTCCTCGGAAGGTAGCGGCAGCTTGCACTGCACTGGCTTCAAAAGCACTTCGCTGGGCTGTCATTCCTTCGATACTGTGAACTACACCTCGATTAATTTCGTGGGCTGTTTGTTGTATAACTCCCGTAG
This genomic interval from Nostoc sp. KVJ3 contains the following:
- a CDS encoding type II toxin-antitoxin system ParD family antitoxin codes for the protein MNISLTNELEQFIQSQVASGKYNSNEEVILAGIKLLEERERIYKGRFEELQREIAIGVEQLDRGERLDGREVIEQLRQKNQALRKTQGQ
- a CDS encoding type II toxin-antitoxin system RelE/ParE family toxin; its protein translation is MSLYFLSPQANQDLQEINDYLFAGNPDIADRFLTIITQKFDILAQFPSMGRRRDELLLALRSFPVDDYLIFYRPIAEGIEVVRIVSGYRDLETLFLDDDLS
- a CDS encoding EH signature domain-containing protein, whose protein sequence is MNSQFSIPSVPETPQCSPNQLIQLASKLPDATISIPSVDKVLEAIEQGKADQLSKLDWIYCIYAKAQWDQQNIDRSRKTSAAIWKVAIYNSWLQHQLLWRLALYYGDWQEQVLAYSLAESFDIFANSDLVSHLLPVQIIRAFRSTKAGIELAKIACEQRINRTELLNKIKEYLPIWIPLFSKFIEDITPYFTTIRSPNQQQVRWLLSCLDEISESQQIKAVNHLLTNVSNDIANNHSLLVDWLRHNYRNGENWYKLSDPARQRLREWIGGINYGDFQKLVNLILNKLDLPDFEANRLCSRRDFWTNYSNRFERLRILLPKTSQIAIGYQIQDDVDLLEDDGSDPTEVCIFDFGEWFVVEFFRGRGGETRLFPKNSKNQQILFSESTLSVKRIRCLGGDKHDHIFLWQVFSRIWLANNGILPNPNTHPSRNPTTSELQDRENRLERWKGEIEYLEREAKAYCKKICFLIE
- the ndk gene encoding nucleoside-diphosphate kinase, with product MERTFLAIKPDGVQRGLVGEIIRRFETKGFTLVGLKFLKVSKELAEQHYGVHRQRPFFASLVEFITSSPVVAMVWEGDGVVASARKIIGATNPLTSEPGTIRGDFGINIGRNLIHGSDAPETAKHEIALWFKDEELVNWQPHITPWLHE
- a CDS encoding TerC family protein — protein: MLDQIFNYLDFHFSVEAPIVLLILVLLEALLSADNAIALAAIARGLEDKELERKALNFGLVVAYVLRITLILTATWVQQFWQFELLGAAYLLWLVFQHFTSQESEGDHHHGPRFNSLLQAIPVIAFTDLAFSLDSVTTAIAVSQEKWLVLTGATIGIITLRFMAGLFIRWLDEYENLEDAGYVTVALVGLRLLLKVVNDSLVPPEWIMIAAIFLILGWGFSKRADTEVPELEPEKSEVSK
- a CDS encoding flagellar motor protein MotB; this translates as MADFISDEFVDTEIPDDDSSIYLSIADMMSSLLMFFALLFITVLLQLAEKDAPKRVVIGNVVGQMKSNNINVKVNPETGDVSIQESILFAKGSTELKPDGKAFLRRFIPVYSGVIFSKPEFEQEISRVVIEGHTSSDGDDKTNLQLSLLRSASVYKYIFYDMNFPTKAPLSQKILAAGRGEIESDKTRDNPSDRKVVFRFQFRSDELKKDIVKTSLERS